Proteins co-encoded in one Halorussus vallis genomic window:
- a CDS encoding ABC transporter permease translates to MNKLYLVKRVAVACLSLFVVASAVFVITHVLPGSAANVILGTQATDQAIEQTRAQLGLDRPLTVQYVDYVVGVFTGDFGTSLISGQPVLQMIWPRLIRTMQLAFVAMAMSIVTAIPLGVLVAAKRDTIVDSAITNLAYVGVSVPSFVSATLLLLALTRPPLNLFPSGGHVPLNQGVWPWLYHLLLPALAMNVIVFAYVLRQTRSSMVETLESDYIRTARLKGMGESKVLFKHALRNGLLPTITVLALNFGWMMGSVVIIEEIFAYPGIGRLVVQAISNRDLPLIQAGILIPTAAFILANLVADIVYSALDPRITLGDS, encoded by the coding sequence ATGAACAAACTGTATCTGGTGAAACGGGTGGCGGTGGCGTGTCTCTCGCTGTTCGTCGTCGCGAGCGCCGTCTTCGTCATCACGCACGTCCTCCCGGGGAGTGCGGCCAACGTCATCCTTGGGACGCAGGCGACCGACCAGGCCATCGAACAGACCCGCGCCCAACTCGGACTCGACCGCCCGCTCACGGTCCAGTACGTCGACTACGTCGTCGGCGTCTTCACGGGGGACTTCGGGACGAGCCTCATCTCGGGCCAGCCGGTCCTCCAGATGATATGGCCGCGACTGATACGGACGATGCAACTCGCATTCGTCGCGATGGCCATGTCCATCGTCACGGCGATCCCGCTCGGCGTCCTCGTCGCCGCCAAGCGTGACACGATCGTCGACAGCGCCATCACGAACCTCGCGTACGTCGGCGTGAGCGTCCCGTCGTTCGTGAGCGCGACGCTGTTGTTGCTCGCGCTGACAAGGCCGCCCTTGAACCTGTTCCCGAGTGGTGGCCACGTCCCGCTCAATCAGGGGGTCTGGCCGTGGCTCTACCACTTGCTGTTACCGGCGCTGGCGATGAACGTCATCGTCTTCGCCTACGTCCTCCGCCAGACCCGCTCGTCGATGGTCGAAACCCTCGAGTCCGATTACATCCGGACCGCCCGCCTGAAGGGAATGGGCGAATCGAAGGTGCTGTTCAAGCACGCGCTCCGCAACGGCCTGCTGCCGACCATCACCGTACTGGCGCTGAACTTCGGCTGGATGATGGGCAGCGTGGTAATAATCGAGGAGATATTCGCGTATCCCGGCATTGGCCGCCTCGTAGTTCAGGCAATCTCGAATCGCGATCTGCCGCTTATCCAGGCAGGCATCCTCATCCCGACGGCCGCGTTCATCCTCGCGAACCTCGTGGCTGACATCGTGTACTCCGCGTTGGATCCCCGAATCACCTTAGGTGATAGCTGA
- a CDS encoding dipeptide ABC transporter ATP-binding protein produces the protein MSTQRTHTESEQSGELLLDVDSLNVEFDVGDTSIKALRDVSLTLEKGETLGIAGESGSGKSTLALAIVRYLDSNGRVSGGSIDFEGTDLLAASKGELRSLRGNKIAHVAQNPSTALNPSLTIGEQIEETIELHQSVAAETSATDRVHEVLDQVNIPDPEDAATRYPHELSGGQQQRALIAIGLACNPDLLILDEPTTGLDVTTQAKILDLIEELKTEYDSGILLITHNLGVISEIADRVNILYAGEMMEKGSVEDVFMSPSNPYTQALLATTPELGTNKDLRPIPGRIPDLFELPRGCIFANRCEFATEDCHAGDIEMETVESGHESRCHRWRTVVDNPIEVETGDGRTYDPGEPILEADEVQKYYDEGSFVQNLLGDHDPVKAVDDVEIEVRKSETVGLVGESGCGKSTLGRTLLRLHELTDGTIEYRGEDISELAKSGVDDFRAECQIIFQDPEASLNPNKTVRQILERPLKLFTDEDEVGRTERIESLLEQVNLGRDIVEKRPHELSGGQQQRVAIARAFAANPALVILDEPVSSLDVSVQASILNLLDELREEYDTSYLLISHDLSVIEAICDRVAVMYLGEIIESGPVADIFGPPYHPYTRALLSSIPSLAPEEETNRIKLEGDVPSARDPPSGCSFHTRCPQKIGEICESEDPSLADVEGESESHCIACHLDEPEMRKPLDERPE, from the coding sequence ATGAGCACCCAACGAACACACACCGAATCCGAACAGTCTGGCGAACTGCTGCTGGACGTCGACTCGCTGAACGTGGAATTCGACGTCGGCGACACCAGCATCAAGGCGCTCCGAGACGTATCGCTGACGCTTGAGAAGGGCGAAACCCTCGGCATCGCGGGCGAGAGCGGTAGTGGAAAGAGCACGCTCGCGCTCGCCATCGTCCGGTACCTCGACAGCAACGGCCGGGTTTCCGGCGGTTCGATCGACTTCGAGGGCACCGACCTACTGGCAGCGTCGAAGGGCGAGCTCCGGTCACTTCGCGGGAACAAAATCGCCCACGTCGCCCAGAACCCCTCGACGGCGCTGAACCCCAGTTTGACCATCGGCGAACAGATCGAGGAAACCATCGAACTCCACCAAAGCGTCGCGGCGGAGACGTCGGCGACCGACCGCGTCCACGAGGTTCTCGACCAGGTCAACATCCCCGACCCCGAGGACGCGGCGACGCGGTATCCCCACGAACTCTCGGGCGGCCAGCAGCAGCGAGCGCTCATCGCCATCGGGCTGGCGTGCAACCCGGACCTGCTCATCCTCGACGAACCGACGACCGGCCTCGACGTGACGACCCAGGCGAAGATCCTCGACCTGATAGAGGAGCTGAAGACCGAGTACGACTCGGGCATCCTCCTCATCACTCACAACCTCGGCGTCATCTCCGAGATCGCCGACCGCGTCAACATCCTGTACGCCGGCGAGATGATGGAGAAGGGCAGCGTCGAGGACGTGTTCATGTCTCCGTCGAATCCCTACACGCAGGCGCTATTGGCGACCACGCCGGAACTCGGGACGAACAAGGACCTACGGCCGATTCCCGGGCGGATTCCCGACCTATTCGAACTGCCTCGGGGCTGTATCTTCGCCAACCGCTGTGAGTTCGCGACCGAGGACTGTCACGCGGGGGATATCGAGATGGAGACGGTCGAGTCCGGCCACGAGTCGCGGTGCCACCGCTGGAGAACCGTCGTCGACAATCCCATCGAAGTCGAGACAGGCGACGGTCGGACATACGACCCCGGCGAGCCGATTCTCGAAGCCGACGAAGTACAGAAGTACTACGACGAGGGGTCGTTCGTCCAGAACCTGCTCGGCGACCACGATCCGGTGAAAGCGGTCGACGACGTCGAGATTGAAGTCCGCAAGTCGGAAACCGTCGGCCTAGTCGGCGAGAGTGGGTGCGGAAAGAGCACCCTCGGTCGAACGCTCCTCCGACTTCACGAGCTGACCGACGGCACCATCGAGTACCGCGGCGAGGATATCTCCGAACTCGCGAAATCGGGCGTCGACGACTTCCGGGCAGAGTGCCAAATCATCTTCCAGGATCCCGAGGCGAGCCTGAATCCGAACAAGACCGTTCGGCAGATACTCGAGCGACCGCTGAAGTTGTTCACCGACGAAGACGAAGTGGGACGAACCGAGCGAATCGAGTCGCTCCTCGAGCAGGTGAACCTCGGACGGGACATCGTCGAGAAGCGCCCGCACGAGCTATCGGGCGGCCAGCAACAGCGGGTCGCCATCGCCCGGGCGTTCGCCGCGAACCCGGCGTTGGTCATCCTCGACGAACCGGTTTCCTCGCTCGACGTGAGCGTCCAGGCGAGCATCCTTAATCTCCTCGACGAACTCCGCGAGGAGTACGACACGTCGTACCTCCTCATTAGCCACGATCTGAGCGTCATCGAGGCCATCTGCGACCGCGTGGCGGTCATGTACCTCGGCGAGATTATCGAATCGGGCCCGGTCGCGGATATCTTCGGGCCGCCGTACCACCCCTACACCCGGGCGCTTCTGTCGAGCATTCCGTCGCTCGCGCCCGAGGAGGAGACGAATCGAATCAAACTGGAGGGAGACGTTCCGAGCGCGCGCGATCCGCCGAGCGGGTGTTCGTTCCACACGCGCTGTCCCCAGAAAATCGGTGAGATTTGCGAGTCCGAGGACCCGTCGTTAGCAGACGTCGAAGGCGAGTCCGAGTCGCACTGCATCGCCTGCCATCTCGACGAACCGGAGATGCGGAAACCGCTCGACGAACGACCGGAGTAG
- a CDS encoding VOC family protein, with protein sequence MTETEPTAHHFGVTVTDLDRAVEFYNEVLGLDVLDRFSVSGEEFSKGVGVDGATGNFAHLDGGSARVELVEYDPEGDAHDTAHVNQPGAKHLGVAVDDLDRFYEELPSDVKMLSEPQTTASGTTICFLRDPEGNLVELLEA encoded by the coding sequence ATGACCGAAACCGAACCGACCGCACACCACTTCGGCGTGACCGTCACCGACCTCGACCGCGCGGTTGAGTTCTACAACGAAGTATTGGGCCTCGACGTCCTCGACCGATTCAGCGTTTCCGGCGAGGAGTTCTCGAAAGGTGTCGGCGTCGACGGCGCGACCGGAAACTTCGCGCATCTGGACGGCGGGTCGGCCCGCGTCGAACTCGTCGAATACGACCCCGAAGGCGACGCCCACGACACAGCGCACGTCAACCAACCGGGCGCGAAACATCTTGGCGTCGCGGTCGACGACCTCGACCGTTTCTACGAGGAGCTCCCGTCGGATGTCAAAATGCTGAGCGAACCCCAGACGACCGCGAGCGGGACGACAATCTGCTTCCTCCGCGACCCAGAGGGTAATCTCGTCGAACTCCTCGAAGCCTGA
- a CDS encoding helix-turn-helix transcriptional regulator: protein MYDLTGFQRDLLYAIAGKDEPHGLAIKEELENYYDKEIHHGRLYPNLDTLVEKGLVEKGQLDRRTNYYGLTSRGDREISARLEWEQQYIDDEQEESTRAE, encoded by the coding sequence ATGTACGACCTCACCGGCTTCCAGCGCGACCTGCTGTACGCCATCGCGGGCAAAGACGAACCACACGGCCTCGCCATCAAGGAGGAACTCGAAAACTACTACGACAAGGAGATCCATCACGGCCGCCTCTACCCGAATCTCGACACACTCGTCGAGAAGGGTCTGGTCGAGAAGGGGCAACTCGACCGTCGCACGAACTACTACGGACTCACGAGTCGCGGCGACCGAGAAATCAGCGCCCGCCTAGAGTGGGAACAACAGTACATAGACGACGAACAGGAGGAGTCCACGAGAGCCGAGTAG
- a CDS encoding FAD binding domain-containing protein has product MYDGTDSLDVVLSGGSMAGLFAAIALDRSGHDVTVYEQSAGELKSRGAGIVAQPNVLEFLSEYDIADPDDLTVATERREYLDRDGSVARSYEESMTFTSWDGVYRQLRSAFPDDRYRMGREVVEVQTGGERDLATARFADGETVAADLLGVAEGGPSATRERLLPDVSPEFADYVAWRGVVPEAELPDEVVEAFEDTFVFYSGSNLLILGYLIPGEDGSVASGSRRLNWVWYDPAGATVDREALLTDDSGVRRTFSVPPGAACERVVRAQLERADDVLPAVFTRLVAGTDEPFVQAIYDLRIPRLVFDRTCLLGDAAFVARPHTAAGTSKAAGDGVTLDAALDRCDRLDRALSAWADDRLDYGRRLAASGERMGEERLGLAE; this is encoded by the coding sequence GTGTACGACGGCACCGACTCCCTCGACGTGGTGCTCTCGGGCGGGTCGATGGCCGGACTGTTCGCGGCCATCGCGCTCGACCGCTCGGGCCACGACGTCACGGTGTACGAGCAGTCTGCCGGCGAACTGAAGAGTCGCGGGGCGGGCATCGTCGCCCAGCCCAACGTCCTCGAATTCCTCTCGGAGTACGATATCGCCGACCCCGACGACCTCACCGTCGCGACCGAGCGCAGGGAGTACCTGGACCGCGACGGAAGCGTCGCCCGATCGTACGAGGAGTCGATGACCTTCACTTCGTGGGACGGCGTATACCGCCAGCTTCGTTCGGCGTTCCCGGACGACCGCTATCGTATGGGCCGGGAGGTCGTCGAAGTCCAGACGGGTGGTGAGCGCGACCTGGCCACTGCGAGGTTCGCCGACGGGGAGACGGTCGCGGCCGACCTCCTCGGCGTCGCGGAGGGCGGTCCGTCGGCGACCCGCGAGCGACTCCTCCCCGACGTCTCGCCCGAGTTCGCCGACTACGTGGCGTGGCGCGGGGTGGTCCCCGAGGCCGAACTTCCGGACGAGGTCGTCGAAGCCTTCGAGGACACCTTCGTCTTCTACTCCGGGTCGAACCTGCTGATTTTGGGCTACCTGATTCCCGGTGAAGACGGGTCGGTGGCTTCCGGCTCGCGGCGGCTCAACTGGGTCTGGTACGACCCCGCGGGCGCGACGGTCGACCGCGAGGCGCTATTGACCGACGACTCCGGCGTTCGACGGACGTTCTCGGTGCCGCCCGGCGCGGCGTGCGAGCGAGTCGTCCGAGCGCAACTCGAACGGGCCGACGACGTGCTTCCGGCGGTGTTCACCCGTCTCGTCGCCGGGACCGACGAGCCGTTCGTGCAGGCCATCTACGACCTTCGGATTCCGCGGCTGGTCTTCGACCGGACGTGCTTGCTCGGAGACGCGGCGTTCGTCGCGCGACCGCACACCGCGGCGGGCACCTCGAAGGCCGCCGGCGACGGGGTGACCCTGGACGCGGCGCTCGACCGGTGCGACCGACTCGACCGAGCGCTTTCGGCGTGGGCCGACGACCGACTGGACTACGGGCGACGGCTCGCCGCGAGCGGCGAGCGGATGGGCGAGGAGCGACTCGGACTCGCAGAATGA
- a CDS encoding ABC transporter permease translates to MATKDTTSFRDRLRVPDLVYELLHNRKAVVGLSILVPIIVVSALGQTITPYDPLANHILDRYQGPSGQYLLGTDHLGRDLLSRVIVGGRTSLLLGFGATALSLSLGVPIGLVAGYSKGRVDEVLMRVMDIVMSVPTLLLGLLILVALPSNVLNVIIAIGLVFTPRIARVTRSATLVESEEPYVLAAQARNESDVHILFREILPNVTAPIVVEGSIRVGYAIMIATSLSFLGLGSGPPYPDWGFMIATARQHIYETPWYLIWPSLALMLTIMATNLLGDGLRDVLDPKTANKSR, encoded by the coding sequence ATGGCGACGAAGGATACGACTTCGTTCCGTGACCGACTTCGCGTGCCCGACCTCGTGTACGAACTGCTCCACAACCGAAAGGCCGTCGTCGGACTGTCGATACTCGTCCCGATAATCGTCGTCTCGGCGCTCGGCCAGACGATCACCCCCTACGATCCGCTGGCCAACCACATCCTCGACCGGTATCAGGGGCCCAGTGGTCAGTACCTGCTGGGGACCGACCATCTCGGACGCGACCTGCTGTCGCGGGTCATCGTCGGCGGGCGAACGAGCCTCCTGTTGGGCTTCGGCGCGACGGCGCTCTCGCTGTCGCTGGGCGTGCCCATCGGTCTCGTGGCCGGCTACTCGAAGGGTCGCGTCGACGAGGTGCTGATGCGCGTGATGGACATCGTGATGAGCGTGCCAACGCTGTTGCTCGGCCTGCTCATCCTCGTCGCGCTCCCCTCGAACGTACTGAACGTCATCATCGCCATCGGCCTCGTGTTCACGCCACGTATTGCGCGCGTCACGAGATCCGCGACTCTCGTCGAGAGCGAGGAACCCTACGTCCTCGCCGCGCAGGCGCGCAACGAGTCAGACGTTCACATTCTCTTTCGGGAGATACTGCCGAACGTCACGGCGCCCATCGTCGTCGAGGGCTCCATCCGCGTCGGTTACGCCATCATGATTGCGACGTCGCTGTCGTTCCTCGGCCTCGGTTCGGGCCCGCCGTACCCCGACTGGGGCTTCATGATCGCGACGGCTCGCCAGCACATCTACGAGACGCCGTGGTACCTAATCTGGCCGAGTCTCGCGCTGATGCTGACGATAATGGCCACGAACTTGCTAGGCGACGGCCTCAGAGACGTCCTCGACCCGAAGACGGCTAACAAATCACGATGA
- a CDS encoding amidase, whose amino-acid sequence MSATPDRDSFDLCEATVDDIHTAFEAGTLTAEALVERYLERIEAYDDELNAILTVNDDARVRAEHLDSRFETDGLVGPLHGVPILVKDNQNTHDMPTTAGAQALAESVPPRDAFIVDQLRDAGAIVLAKTNLQEFSFGVDTISSLGGETRNAYALDRRPSGSSGGTAAAIAANLGAVGTGSDTCSSVRSPPAFNNLVGVRPTRGLVSRTGIVPLSETQDTAGPITRTVADAARLLDAMSGYDPDDPVTAQGVGRVPEDGYVSHLDERGLDGARIGVVRQFFGLQNETSTHEAAAEQVTAVIEHAIEELEAAGATVVDPVAVADTDYLKSARVLQYEFERDVDRYLAALDDPPYDSLGEIVESGTIAPAVEARIEAAGILDIDVEALEQNTGYLRRLERRRRLAVDIERRLVEQDLDALLYPPSTIPPVEIPENQPFEEMNCELAAHTGLPSIVVPAGFTDDGLPVGVELLGRAFSESRLFELAYAYEQTTNHRRPPEGFGESA is encoded by the coding sequence ATGTCCGCGACGCCCGACCGCGACTCGTTCGACCTCTGTGAGGCCACCGTCGACGATATCCACACCGCTTTCGAGGCAGGAACACTCACCGCCGAGGCGCTCGTCGAGCGCTACCTCGAACGAATCGAGGCGTACGACGACGAACTGAACGCGATTCTGACCGTGAACGACGACGCCCGCGTGCGAGCGGAACACCTCGACTCCCGTTTCGAAACCGACGGCCTCGTCGGCCCGCTGCACGGCGTGCCCATACTCGTGAAGGATAACCAGAACACCCACGACATGCCCACCACGGCGGGGGCGCAGGCGCTCGCCGAATCCGTGCCACCCCGAGATGCGTTCATCGTCGACCAACTCCGTGATGCTGGCGCCATTGTCCTTGCGAAGACGAACCTCCAGGAGTTCTCCTTCGGCGTTGACACCATCAGTTCGCTCGGCGGCGAAACCCGTAACGCCTACGCGCTCGACCGGCGTCCCTCGGGGTCGAGTGGCGGGACGGCCGCGGCGATCGCGGCGAACCTCGGGGCGGTCGGCACGGGCTCAGACACGTGTTCGTCGGTGCGGTCGCCGCCCGCGTTCAACAACCTCGTCGGCGTTCGACCCACTAGGGGACTTGTCAGTCGGACCGGTATCGTCCCCCTGAGCGAGACCCAGGACACGGCCGGCCCCATCACGCGGACCGTCGCGGACGCCGCACGGCTGCTGGACGCGATGAGCGGTTACGACCCGGACGACCCCGTCACTGCGCAGGGCGTCGGGCGGGTCCCCGAAGACGGCTACGTCTCCCACCTCGACGAGCGCGGACTCGACGGTGCGCGAATCGGCGTCGTCCGCCAGTTCTTTGGATTGCAGAACGAGACGAGCACCCATGAGGCAGCGGCCGAGCAGGTGACTGCCGTCATCGAGCACGCCATCGAAGAACTGGAGGCGGCGGGCGCGACGGTCGTCGACCCCGTCGCAGTCGCGGACACCGACTACCTGAAATCAGCTCGCGTCCTCCAGTACGAGTTCGAGCGTGACGTCGACCGCTATCTGGCGGCGCTGGACGACCCGCCGTACGACTCACTGGGAGAAATCGTCGAGTCGGGGACGATTGCACCGGCGGTCGAGGCCCGCATCGAAGCTGCCGGAATTCTCGATATCGACGTCGAGGCGCTCGAGCAGAACACGGGATACCTCCGGCGGCTCGAACGACGGCGGCGGCTCGCGGTCGACATCGAACGCCGACTGGTCGAGCAAGACCTCGACGCACTCCTGTATCCGCCGTCGACGATTCCGCCTGTGGAGATTCCCGAGAACCAACCGTTCGAAGAGATGAACTGCGAGTTGGCCGCCCACACGGGTTTGCCGTCGATCGTCGTTCCGGCCGGCTTCACGGACGACGGGCTGCCAGTCGGCGTTGAACTCCTGGGCCGAGCGTTCTCTGAATCTCGGCTGTTCGAACTCGCGTACGCGTACGAACAAACGACGAACCACCGACGGCCGCCCGAGGGCTTCGGCGAGAGTGCGTGA
- a CDS encoding ABC transporter substrate-binding protein, translating to MARTPNDRRTVLKTGLVAGLAGFAGCTGQNNDQGSGTTQTANSGSSGTTDSDTETPQNLPRGGHMRVAWGQGMQSLSPFKGYKADYLAKETMYDRLTRVDREFKVQPNLAKKWDTNDDYTEYTFHLQKNATFANTGGQKVLAEDVKATVDFMRSDKCSGCEKDLSPLKSVEVIDDHTIKFTLKRSDTEYPRRISETGSTFCIAPKNVLEDDPSKLEQTDYGSGPFTVTNWQKGNSTTFKASDSYHLAGVDGKPLPYLDKMTWKVQPDQIARVNMLTDGRADSLSRLPAKLTNKVKGQAKLTQRTSGLQMPIVLNTTIKPFQSLAVRQAMKYGMDRKQMLAAISNRGSIGHHSPITPIHKYYDDSLDKGHMFGTTAKPKKAKQKLKEAGHGGGLKLPTLFYDTGRPEKQVLAQVFKQQMQKIGITFKIKRLTEENWLSNHWNKDDTWYVSNWSTRVVDSTIPLLAMHSDGKWNTARWSNEEYDKTLNKAVAATDEKKRAELLAKCQRINHEKGAWLETVFPDIFGAYNENVQNYELYPTLIKDHLQYAAISQSN from the coding sequence ATGGCGCGCACCCCGAACGACAGGCGGACGGTGCTCAAAACCGGACTCGTCGCTGGTTTGGCTGGATTCGCAGGCTGTACCGGGCAGAACAACGATCAGGGCAGCGGAACGACTCAGACCGCGAACTCGGGCAGTAGTGGGACGACGGATTCGGACACCGAGACGCCACAAAACCTTCCGCGCGGCGGTCACATGCGAGTCGCGTGGGGGCAGGGAATGCAGTCACTCTCTCCGTTTAAGGGGTACAAAGCGGACTATCTCGCCAAGGAGACGATGTACGATCGACTGACGCGCGTCGACCGGGAGTTCAAAGTCCAACCGAACCTCGCGAAGAAGTGGGACACGAACGACGACTACACCGAGTACACGTTCCACCTGCAGAAGAACGCCACCTTCGCCAACACGGGCGGCCAGAAGGTGCTCGCCGAGGACGTCAAGGCGACCGTCGATTTCATGCGGTCGGACAAGTGTTCGGGTTGCGAGAAGGACCTCTCGCCGCTGAAGAGCGTCGAGGTCATTGACGACCATACGATCAAGTTCACCCTCAAGCGCTCGGACACCGAGTATCCGCGCCGCATCTCCGAGACGGGGAGCACGTTCTGCATCGCGCCGAAGAACGTGCTCGAAGACGACCCCTCAAAACTCGAACAGACGGACTACGGCAGCGGTCCGTTCACGGTCACGAACTGGCAGAAAGGCAATTCGACCACCTTCAAAGCGAGTGATAGCTACCACCTCGCCGGGGTCGACGGCAAGCCGCTCCCGTATCTGGACAAGATGACGTGGAAGGTCCAGCCGGACCAGATTGCGCGGGTGAACATGCTCACCGACGGGCGAGCCGACAGCCTGAGTCGACTGCCAGCGAAGCTCACCAACAAGGTCAAAGGACAGGCCAAGCTCACCCAGCGGACCAGCGGGCTCCAGATGCCGATCGTCTTGAACACGACCATCAAACCGTTCCAGAGCCTGGCCGTCCGCCAGGCGATGAAGTACGGGATGGATCGAAAGCAAATGCTCGCCGCGATCTCGAACCGTGGCTCAATCGGTCACCACAGTCCGATTACGCCGATTCACAAGTACTACGACGACAGTTTGGACAAGGGCCACATGTTCGGGACGACCGCGAAACCGAAGAAGGCCAAACAGAAGCTCAAGGAAGCTGGCCACGGCGGCGGTCTGAAGCTCCCGACTCTCTTCTACGACACGGGCCGTCCCGAGAAGCAGGTGTTGGCACAGGTGTTCAAACAGCAGATGCAGAAGATCGGCATCACGTTCAAGATCAAGCGGCTCACCGAGGAGAACTGGCTGTCGAACCACTGGAACAAGGACGACACTTGGTACGTGAGCAACTGGTCGACGCGCGTCGTCGACAGTACGATTCCGCTACTCGCGATGCACTCCGACGGGAAGTGGAACACCGCCAGGTGGAGCAACGAGGAGTACGACAAGACCCTAAACAAGGCGGTGGCCGCGACCGACGAGAAGAAGCGCGCGGAACTGCTGGCGAAGTGCCAGCGTATCAACCACGAGAAGGGCGCGTGGCTGGAGACGGTGTTCCCCGACATCTTCGGCGCCTACAACGAGAACGTCCAGAACTACGAGTTGTACCCGACGCTGATCAAGGATCACCTCCAGTACGCCGCTATTTCACAGTCTAACTAA
- a CDS encoding Cdc6/Cdc18 family protein has translation MTGASESDFSDIFETGDVFANRELLRVGHVPELTRVVGRDEEVQEVGSSLGPAIQGGPPETIIVYGKTGTGKSLVTRCTTREAHRRATENGYTLQYSYVDCSDYQTEAKASREMAKELGKNLTAEVDIPRVGISASDYRDIAWELLDEHDVDSYIVILDEIDKLENDEIIRSLSRARESGKADVHVGVICISNKIEYRERLNERVDSSLQDNELFFHPYDANQLRDILENRRDAFSEGVLAGDVIPKAAALAAQEHGDARKAIDILYESGRLAEKVGDETVTVAHVDEAQTEAEVNRFQELISGTTPHVKHTLRALALLTENNDRNAFRTHEIYTCYERLVEQEGSTPLSEDRVYRLLKEQSFLGITESNHTGGGPGEGSYLEHRLMGDSQVVVKAVEQS, from the coding sequence ATGACGGGTGCGTCGGAATCGGACTTCAGCGATATATTCGAGACAGGAGATGTTTTTGCTAATCGGGAGTTGCTCCGTGTCGGTCATGTTCCGGAGTTAACCCGAGTTGTCGGCCGAGACGAAGAAGTACAAGAGGTCGGAAGTTCGCTGGGACCAGCGATACAAGGCGGTCCACCGGAGACGATAATCGTCTACGGGAAAACGGGGACAGGCAAGTCACTCGTTACGCGGTGTACCACTCGAGAGGCCCATCGGAGAGCAACCGAAAACGGGTACACCCTCCAATACTCATACGTTGATTGCTCGGACTACCAGACGGAAGCGAAAGCCAGCCGGGAGATGGCGAAGGAACTCGGCAAGAACCTTACTGCCGAGGTAGATATCCCACGCGTCGGCATCAGCGCCTCAGACTACCGAGACATCGCCTGGGAACTACTTGATGAACACGATGTTGATTCGTACATCGTCATTCTCGATGAAATAGATAAACTTGAAAACGACGAGATAATACGGAGTCTTTCAAGGGCACGTGAAAGCGGAAAAGCCGACGTGCACGTCGGAGTTATCTGTATCAGTAACAAAATCGAGTATCGAGAACGGCTCAACGAACGAGTCGATTCGAGTTTACAGGACAACGAGCTGTTCTTCCATCCGTATGACGCGAACCAGCTTCGGGACATCCTCGAGAACCGTCGAGACGCGTTCAGCGAGGGTGTCCTTGCGGGTGACGTGATTCCGAAGGCGGCAGCACTCGCTGCACAGGAGCACGGAGACGCTCGAAAGGCCATCGATATCCTGTACGAATCTGGACGGCTCGCAGAGAAGGTTGGCGATGAAACAGTCACCGTCGCCCACGTCGACGAGGCTCAGACCGAAGCGGAGGTCAACCGTTTTCAGGAGTTAATCAGTGGAACGACGCCGCACGTGAAACACACGCTTCGAGCACTTGCACTCCTCACCGAGAACAACGATCGAAACGCATTTCGAACACACGAAATTTACACCTGTTACGAGCGACTTGTCGAACAAGAAGGAAGTACTCCGCTTTCGGAGGACCGTGTGTACCGCCTTCTCAAAGAACAATCCTTCTTGGGAATCACAGAGAGTAATCACACTGGCGGTGGACCCGGGGAAGGAAGCTACCTCGAACACCGACTGATGGGTGACTCTCAGGTCGTAGTCAAAGCTGTGGAGCAGAGTTAG